One Triticum dicoccoides isolate Atlit2015 ecotype Zavitan chromosome 3B, WEW_v2.0, whole genome shotgun sequence genomic window, TCCTCGCTAAACCCTGAGCAGAGGCTTGCATACGACGAGATACTGGCAACGGTCGATGCTGGTGATGGGGGTGTATTCTTTGTCGATGGCCCGGGAGGCACTGGGAAGACCTTCCTATACAAGGCACTGCTCGCAAAGGTTCGAGGCGAGGGCAAGATCGTGGTGGCTACGGCGACGTCGGGCGTCGCGGCTTCCATCATGCCTGGAGGAAGGACAGCCCACTCGAGGTTCAAGATCCCACTCAGCATTGAAGATGGGGGGTCGTGCAACTTCACCAAGCAAAGTGGAATGGCCAAGCTCCTGCACATGGCTTCACTCATCCTATGGGACGAGGCCACCATGACGAAGCGACAAGCGGTTGAGGCACTGGACAATAGCATGCGGGACATCATGGGACGACGGGACCGACTATTCGGGGGAAAGACTGTCGTGTTCGGTGGGGACTTCAGGCAGGTGCTTCCGGTCGTCAGGAAGGGGTCACGGGGTCAGATAATTGATGCGACCTTGTGGAGTTCGTACATATGGAAGGGCATGCGCCACCTAAGGCTCCTCACCAACATGAGGGCGCATAACGACCCGTGGTTCGCAGATTACTTGCTAAGGGTAGGCAACGGcaccgaggaaaccgacgaggaaggCAACATAAGGCTCCCAGAAGATATTTGTGTGCAGCCAACAGAAGACGGCGTTGACCTAGAGAAGCTAATCGACCATGTATTTCCTGCTCTAGACGACAACATGGCTGATCCAAATTACATGACATCTCGAGCGATCCTCTCCACCAAGAACGACAACATTGATAAGGTAAACACACGCATGATAGAGCGCTTCCAGGGCGAAGAGAAGATCTACCACAGTTTTGATATTGCAGAGGATGATCCACATGGCTACTATGCCCCCGAGTTCCTGAACAACCTAACTCCCAACGGGCTGCCTCCGCATGCGCTCAAACTGAAGTTAAATTGCCCCGTTATACTGTTGAGAAACATTGATCCAGCTAATGGGTTGTGTAACGGCACAAGGCTTGTGGTCCGgggtttccaaaggaacaccatcgaCGCAGAAATCGTGCTAGGACAACATGCTGGTAGGAGGGTGTTCCTTCCTCGGATACCTCTCTGCCCATCCGATGACGATATATTCCCTTTCAAGTTCAAGAGGAAGCAGTTCCCTATTAGGCTCAGTTTTGCCATGACAATCAACAAGGCACAAGGGCAGACCATCCCGATTGTCGGGGTGTACCTACCAGACCCGATATTCTCTCACGGTCAGCTCTACGTCGCATTGTCTAGAGCCACTGCGAAGAGGAACATTAAGATTCTCGCCATCAAGGACAACGACAATggtaagggcaagggcaagggcaagggcaaggaacaaatcaataattcaaataagcGAAAAAGATCTGAGCCCTTATTAACGACCATGAAGAACATAGTCTACAAGGAAGTCCTTAGCACATGAAGTCGCCGGATCAAATTATAGCAACTCAAGGTAAAGTATTCAATTCTGCATTACAACCACATACTATTGTAGATCTTAATGCACACTGACCTGAGTTTGTTGCTGCGTAGTACTCGAGGGAGCATGGTCAGTCTTCAGAAACCATGAGTATTCCTTTCACGACATCTGCCCGTCCTATACTTGGTCAAAGATGGACCTGTTTAAGCTGGAAATAACAAGAGACAGCGTGAAGTTTCCAACATATGCAGGAGGAAGATGCTTGGACAGTGActtggtaaagaagaacaaaattaCTAAGGTTTCATATTTCTTTCTAATTCATCTGCTTCTCAATATGGTAAAAACCTGAGGCATCTAATATCATATAGAAATAAAAATAATGACTTAAACTTCAGTTGCATAGAATCTCTTGTTAGAAATACATGGATAAGGAACTacgtatctctactcctaatggagcagttcgtACGTCATTCGTTGGTACTATTAGGTGGTGTTATATATACTGATATTTTTTTAGTGAAATAAGGGAAGGCACATTGAAATTCAGACAAACTGAATCAGCCGGAGTCAGATAATGTGAGCAAAGTGTGTGCAATAGCTGCAGCAATTGGCGTCTCCCGGTCTGTTCCAGCAAGGAGCTCTATCATAAATAGTCTCATGTGCATATAACTAACAAGTAAAAATAAGCACATTATAAGCTTGGAATTCCTCTTACCTTATCAATATGATTTCCTTTAACTGCTTTGTCAGCTCTTCAAATAGAACCTACAAATATTGAAAGTAAGCTATAAGCATTGTCTCTTCAGATTGCTTGTAATGGTAGCATAATGCTTGCTTCAAGCAAACAATTGGTGTCGGTTAGAATTAGTAACAAGTTTTCTGTCATCGACAATGGAGAGAAGACAAACAAAGAACTGGAGGATAAAAGACATGTTAGTTCAGCTGATGATTAATCGCTTGGAAGCATAAAACCATCTGAAGTTACTGTGCACTGGTAGAATGTTTGTATAGGTTAAAGCATAGAAGCCACACAGTATGATCCTATTTGAACACTAAAATATATTACATATATAGACATCACTTACAAGGCATCCATAATCACTGACATCAAGCTTCATAATCTGCTTCTTCAAGATTCTGATAATATGCGTCCTAACCTGAAAATCATTACTGTGTTAAATTGCAAAAGCACACTGGAAATAAGCGAGAAGGAAAATAATACTGAATATGCAGTGTGAGGCACTAACTATTGTACAGTTCAATTTGCATGACTATTTAGTGTCTCTAGAATCTGCAGAAGTTAATAAATAAATATCGGATAAAACAAATGAGTGGGCAAAGTTAAACCAAGTGATCACTCTGAAATATGTCTCTTAAGATATAATAAGAAAATGGAAAGAGAAAAAAATAACAGAAAATGTACCTTGCCACTCTCTTGAGTGTGAGAACCACTACACACATGTCTGACAAAAAATGGTGGCTATCAGAATAAGTACCAAAACATCATATGCAACGCATTCATAAAGAATGAGTGTCAGCAACTTAGTTGAAGAACAGATGCGTTTACATGGGATCCAGAAATTCCAAATATTTCCAATCCATTTTACGGAGGGCCTCGGTAACTAGCCTGTAGAGATGAGAAATCCATGTACATAAGAAGTTGAACATATGTCGCAACTCACAAGGCTTTGATAGTGACACTTACTTGATTATATCCTCCTTGCTCAAATGACGACCTATCATCTTTCCCCATAGTACTTCGATGTCCTGTTAATATTTAGGTGCCGCGAGCAAACAAAATTAGAGTTGCCCAAAATATGGTACTGAATCATCATAAACAGAGGTGGCGATTCAGGCACAAATTGCAACTTGTCTACTGGAATAAAATTATGGCATCACATACAGAAACTGATACTACTGGAAACATGATGAAAGTAACAATTACTTTCTTAAGGTTGTAGTCGGGCTTCCTCGACTCCGACACTTCCTACCATGCAGTCAAGAACATTCCGGTTTCAGCTCAAACTCAAGCAGCCCATACTCTAAATCAACACCCATGCTCCAACGATGCGTACCTTAGCTGTGACCCGCTTTTCCTTGGCAGTGACGGGCTGCGGCTTCCCCttggtgccgccgccgccgcctcgcgatTCCTCTTGTTGGTGGTCGCGGCCACCGACCATGGCGACGCTAGGTGGTGCTGGCAAAGGGAGGAAGACGGATGGAGAGCGAGGGTTTCTTGGTAgagctggaggaaggctctgtcatCGCGCTAAGCTTCGCCGCCGCCCCATCGTCGGAATAACCTGTCGGGCGTGGATGGCGGTGGATCGAACCAATCGAGCCACCGTGGCAGTCGGAGGAGGATGCGGACGAAGCCATCGAGGGAAGGGAGGACGGGCTCGGCGCGCGACATGGAGGAGAGATGGCTGggagaggaggggccggccgacgcCGTGGAGGGGAGACAAGAATGCGGCGACGCCGTCTATGGACGGGAAGCGGCAGGGACGGGATCAGGCTCGAGCTGAGAGAGTTAGAGGACTGTGTGATGCCGTGAGGATAAGATGTATAGTATTTCTTTGAGAACTGGATAAGATGTATAGTAGGTGGAAAAGAAAACACAGAAGAAATCTATCAGTCTCTAGCTCGGCCCGTCCACTCTTGGGCTGGCCCATCCGCTGCTCAAAGAGTTTTGGGCCCTGGATGAACGCCTCAGGCTGTCTAAAAAAATCTAATTAGGGGTACTCAGTTAGTTTTATTTCCTCGTCAAATAAAAGTtagttttttttgcaaatttgtCTAAAAAACATTTTTGCAAATATAAAAAGTTGTGTTAGTCTCACTTTTATTTTAATTTATTATAAATGTTTATATAATGTAGTATAAAATATTTCTTATATTTTTATATGTTTATATGTTTAAGTTTTCTTCAACGGAGATTAAAAAGTGATGGACTTGGATAGTGTTTTAAAAATAGCAACTGACATAGGCAATGACGTAACAATGATGGGTCGTACTGAAACATCACGAGAAAATAATCCTTCTTTATATGTATGTTATACATAATAATACAAAAGGTACATGTTAAATATGATTATTTGCATATATGTGAGAGATAGAGATGTATTCTGGTGACGTTCACGAAGTATTCATGCTAACTACATAGTGTTTTTGCGCAGGATGGGAATGAGTTGAGAAAGAAGTTTGTATTATATTTGATCAAATATCGTGTGAATGATGTTAAAGACAACAATCCTGATATTATGTGAGAATATTTTAAGCGTATCAAGCAATTCTTAATTTGTAACAAATTGTTAGTTGGATAATCGCTCTATATGTATACATCGTCAAATTGCCTTTTTTAGTCATTTTACATTGCAAGTGAGGTGAACTTCAATTATTACCTGGTTATGGTTGTGCTATCTTTTTTCTATATGTAAAATTTAACATGCATTATGTTCATATAACATCTGTaaaatatttcaaaagcccgtagcaacgcacgggcattctactagtcgtGGTAGATGAGGGTGGGGTGCGCGAGAGGAGGAGGCAGGTGGGGTTTGGTGGGAAGGTATCGTGGGTGTGGGGACGAGTGGtggtggtgtgcagaataagaaagtgaggtgcagaataaggtcttaaggagtgcagaaaaggcactacctctctatcgccttcttcgacgcacagaacacttcgagtggacggatgcggcta contains:
- the LOC119275955 gene encoding uncharacterized protein LOC119275955 isoform X3; this encodes MVGGRDHQQEESRGGGGGTKGKPQPVTAKEKRVTAKDIEVLWGKMIGRHLSKEDIIKLVTEALRKMDWKYLEFLDPIHVCSGSHTQESGKVRTHIIRILKKQIMKLDVSDYGCLVLFEELTKQLKEIILIRPGDANCCSYCTHFAHII
- the LOC119275955 gene encoding pumilio homolog 24-like isoform X1, whose amino-acid sequence is MVGGRDHQQEESRGGGGGTKGKPQPVTAKEKRVTAKEVSESRKPDYNLKKDIEVLWGKMIGRHLSKEDIIKLVTEALRKMDWKYLEFLDPIHVCSGSHTQESGKVRTHIIRILKKQIMKLDVSDYGCLVLFEELTKQLKEIILIRPGDANCCSYCTHFAHII
- the LOC119275955 gene encoding pumilio homolog 24-like isoform X2, which codes for MVGGRDHQQEESRGGGGGTKGKPQPVTAKEKRVTAKEVSESRKPDYNLKKDIEVLWGKMIGRHLSKEDIIKLVTEALRKMDWKYLEFLDPIHVCSGSHTQESGKVRTHIIRILKKQIMKLDVSDYGCLVLFEELTKQLKEIILISLNRSIFDQV